A part of Paenibacillus sp. 481 genomic DNA contains:
- a CDS encoding sugar phosphate nucleotidyltransferase, with protein MKAVIMAGGKGTRLRPLTLQTPKPMVPLLNRPCMEYIIELLKRYDIHQIAVTVQYLPDVIRHHFGDGSQFGVELHYFEELLPLGTAGSIKNAAAFLDEPFIVISGDGLTDFNLRRAVQFHRERNALATMVLTQVASPLEYGVVMTAEDGLVTRFLEKPSWSEVFSDTVNTGIYVLEPEILDWIPENGTYDFSLNLFPALLREQKPLYGYVAEGYWSDIGNLQQYRQTQFDMLDRKVGVRISASEPLPGLFVEQGVRLPSRIRLSGPAYIGAGCTLHSSCAIGPYTILGQGNTVYPNSSIERSIVWDGNTIGDYTELQGALLMNRSIIGSGAYVQEGAVIGSGCTIGAKASVRSQVKLWPNKTVHANDVVNASLIWADESLRPLFKGRGIVGIPNAHITPEFVGKLASAYGSILTTNATIALACNSHPFAQLLQTSFAAGLRSIGVHVIDIGPCSEEVCRYAVRHLNADGAVHIQLRTSTDNAQVVLSWMDAQGLPIAKSLERKIENAFYQEDYARSHADRIGRWRRYEEATSDYVEELRQMIAFDNIREANFTLVLQYSPLDEHDTIEQWSNAIGGTRMLIQAHNGAVHTVAEHVQNYRAHIGVHMENDGSLQLITAEGVVVTSSMLQSLLIVALARAGTDAVLGIPISAPITAEQLAADTGLRVVRTREPLRAMMEAAVGLPFSPFSQRLYAISLILQLMSQEDLSLTELIQQLPELHIVKEEVPCAWHEKGTMMRQMMDWVRRSELEAELLDGIRVQTEDGWVLILPDQDEPAFTVVAQSESASKARILATDFAARLHTTYQTLRK; from the coding sequence ATGAAAGCTGTCATTATGGCTGGTGGTAAGGGTACTCGTTTACGGCCGTTAACGCTGCAAACCCCAAAACCGATGGTTCCGCTATTAAATCGGCCTTGCATGGAGTACATTATCGAGCTGCTTAAGCGGTACGATATACACCAAATTGCGGTCACTGTTCAATATTTACCGGATGTTATTCGCCATCATTTCGGCGACGGATCACAATTTGGTGTCGAGCTTCACTATTTCGAAGAACTGTTACCGCTCGGTACAGCTGGCAGCATTAAAAATGCAGCCGCCTTCCTAGATGAACCCTTTATCGTCATCAGTGGCGACGGTTTAACCGACTTCAACTTGCGCCGCGCCGTACAGTTTCATCGTGAACGAAATGCGTTAGCGACTATGGTGCTCACTCAAGTTGCCTCACCTTTAGAATATGGTGTCGTAATGACCGCAGAGGACGGCCTCGTTACCCGGTTTTTGGAGAAACCGAGTTGGAGCGAAGTGTTTAGTGATACGGTCAATACGGGTATTTACGTGCTCGAACCAGAAATTTTAGACTGGATTCCCGAAAATGGAACTTACGACTTCAGCTTAAACTTGTTCCCTGCCCTACTTCGTGAACAAAAACCGCTCTACGGTTATGTAGCAGAAGGATATTGGTCTGATATAGGAAACTTACAACAGTACCGTCAAACTCAATTTGATATGCTCGATCGAAAAGTAGGGGTACGCATTTCGGCTTCCGAGCCGCTGCCAGGCTTATTTGTTGAGCAAGGCGTCCGACTTCCTTCACGCATTCGGTTGAGTGGTCCCGCCTACATCGGTGCGGGCTGCACGCTCCATTCTTCATGCGCGATCGGGCCTTATACGATACTGGGCCAAGGTAATACCGTGTACCCGAACAGCTCTATTGAGCGCAGTATCGTATGGGATGGCAACACGATCGGTGATTATACCGAGTTGCAAGGAGCGCTGCTGATGAATCGGTCTATTATTGGTAGCGGGGCTTATGTCCAAGAAGGAGCGGTCATTGGGAGCGGGTGCACGATTGGTGCCAAAGCGTCTGTCCGCTCACAAGTAAAGTTGTGGCCGAACAAAACCGTACACGCAAACGATGTGGTGAACGCTTCCTTGATTTGGGCCGATGAATCGTTAAGGCCGTTATTTAAAGGCCGCGGTATTGTCGGCATTCCAAATGCGCACATTACGCCAGAGTTCGTCGGTAAGCTAGCTTCCGCTTACGGCTCTATCCTTACAACAAATGCAACTATCGCGCTGGCTTGCAACAGCCACCCATTTGCGCAATTACTCCAAACTTCTTTTGCAGCCGGATTACGCTCCATCGGTGTCCATGTCATTGATATTGGCCCATGTTCCGAAGAGGTATGCCGCTATGCGGTTCGTCATTTAAACGCTGACGGTGCTGTTCATATTCAACTACGAACTTCAACGGATAACGCCCAAGTTGTCCTCTCTTGGATGGATGCGCAAGGCTTACCAATTGCCAAAAGCTTAGAACGGAAAATAGAAAATGCGTTCTACCAAGAAGATTATGCACGCAGTCACGCCGACCGCATTGGGCGCTGGCGCCGTTACGAAGAAGCTACCTCCGACTATGTAGAGGAGCTGCGGCAGATGATAGCGTTCGATAACATTCGTGAAGCTAATTTCACACTTGTCCTCCAGTACAGCCCGCTCGACGAACATGACACAATCGAGCAATGGTCCAACGCGATTGGTGGCACACGCATGCTCATTCAAGCCCACAACGGCGCGGTACACACGGTCGCCGAACACGTACAAAATTACCGCGCACATATCGGCGTTCATATGGAAAATGACGGTTCGCTGCAGCTTATTACTGCCGAGGGCGTAGTCGTGACATCATCGATGCTACAGTCCCTCCTTATTGTTGCCTTAGCGAGAGCAGGCACAGATGCCGTACTTGGCATCCCTATTAGCGCTCCCATTACGGCTGAACAATTAGCGGCTGACACGGGACTTCGTGTTGTACGTACACGGGAGCCGCTGCGCGCGATGATGGAAGCAGCCGTCGGCTTACCTTTTTCACCGTTCTCGCAGCGTCTGTATGCGATCAGTCTCATTTTGCAACTTATGTCGCAAGAGGATCTTTCTTTAACCGAATTGATTCAACAATTGCCTGAGCTGCATATTGTAAAGGAAGAAGTACCGTGCGCTTGGCATGAAAAAGGAACGATGATGCGTCAAATGATGGATTGGGTTCGTAGAAGTGAACTGGAAGCAGAGCTGCTCGATGGCATTCGTGTCCAAACCGAAGATGGATGGGTGCTTATTTTGCCCGACCAAGATGAACCTGCGTTCACCGTCGTCGCCCAATCTGAGAGCGCTTCTAAGGCACGCATATTAGCTACCGATTTTGCTGCTCGGCTGCACACTACGTATCAAACGTTAAGGAAGTGA
- a CDS encoding ATP-binding protein — protein MLNGGDEHLQVAKEAAAMADKLSMEDLLNLHEEMLCTVMAHVDWDEGAKALHRSFIYFVEWITAIKTEQGSKEGEPLVIDPIREPWIRSAQALYSTQLVRNKFENVLQQMDSGIVLFDSSGMMSFINLETAKFLEVPRKALVGCNLLQLLVHPLLKREQRKIILRLYRDTILQRKRYHEFMDQHGRHYLVTVTYSDQMDGDYLFSIKDVSEYKRIEQTAYQNDKLAILGKIAAAIAHEIRNPLTSIRGFIQLLRPHLMQLGKEEYARIILAEIDRANDIIFEFLNSSKPSAPMTAEVPIASLLREVVLLTESEALMKGCEIELADLSQAGLMYVAIDVKQIKQVLLNMIRNAIEAMDAQRLQRKGIISISAQQEGHFVAVYIRDNGIGMAKSTLERLFDPFFTTKEEGTGLGLSVSYRIIKNHGGLIEVDSVQGEWTEFIIRLPLG, from the coding sequence ATGTTGAACGGCGGCGACGAGCACTTACAAGTGGCCAAGGAAGCTGCAGCAATGGCGGACAAGCTTTCTATGGAAGATTTACTTAACCTTCATGAAGAAATGCTATGTACGGTAATGGCTCATGTGGATTGGGATGAAGGCGCGAAGGCACTTCATCGCTCATTTATTTACTTTGTGGAATGGATTACGGCTATCAAGACAGAACAGGGAAGCAAGGAGGGGGAACCTTTGGTCATTGACCCGATTCGCGAACCTTGGATTCGGTCCGCACAAGCATTGTACTCCACTCAGTTAGTCAGAAATAAGTTTGAAAATGTGCTGCAACAAATGGACAGTGGTATCGTGCTATTTGACAGCAGTGGAATGATGTCATTTATCAACTTAGAGACGGCAAAGTTTTTAGAGGTGCCACGTAAAGCGCTGGTCGGCTGTAACTTGCTGCAATTGCTCGTCCATCCTTTGTTAAAGCGTGAACAAAGAAAGATTATCCTTCGCTTATACAGAGATACTATCTTACAAAGAAAGCGCTATCATGAATTTATGGACCAGCATGGACGCCATTATTTAGTAACGGTCACGTACAGTGATCAAATGGACGGAGACTATTTATTTAGCATCAAAGATGTATCCGAGTACAAGCGTATTGAACAAACGGCATATCAAAATGACAAGCTAGCTATACTGGGGAAGATTGCAGCAGCGATTGCACATGAAATACGCAATCCGCTCACATCCATTCGCGGCTTTATTCAATTGCTGCGCCCGCATTTGATGCAGCTTGGAAAAGAAGAGTACGCGCGTATTATTTTAGCTGAAATTGACCGTGCGAACGACATCATTTTCGAGTTTCTGAATTCGTCCAAGCCTTCTGCACCGATGACGGCTGAAGTACCGATTGCATCGCTCCTGCGGGAAGTTGTGCTGCTAACAGAGAGCGAAGCCTTAATGAAAGGCTGCGAGATCGAATTGGCCGATTTATCCCAAGCAGGCCTGATGTACGTTGCGATTGATGTCAAGCAAATCAAGCAAGTGCTGTTAAATATGATTCGAAATGCGATTGAAGCGATGGATGCGCAGCGCTTGCAGCGCAAAGGCATTATTTCGATTTCGGCTCAGCAAGAAGGTCATTTTGTCGCGGTCTATATTCGAGATAACGGAATTGGAATGGCGAAAAGCACACTGGAAAGGCTGTTTGATCCCTTCTTTACGACAAAAGAAGAAGGTACTGGATTAGGCTTGTCCGTCAGCTATCGGATCATTAAAAATCATGGTGGGCTGATTGAAGTCGATAGTGTACAAGGCGAATGGACGGAATTTATTATTAGATTGCCACTGGGTTGA
- a CDS encoding glycoside hydrolase family 15 protein, with translation MPRHLVVGNGKMLVNLDQHAYIRDVYYPYVGQLNHVGGYRCRVGVWVEGHFSWLTDPEWHFELGYVDETLVTEVTAHHAALGITLRMNDAVHQRDTIFLKRIRVSNLHDAEREVRFFFHQDLVINETEVGDTAVFYPDNRTLFHYKKDRYFMFNGLSGANSDSTITDSANSDSTNKADTGIFEYSTGVKRFHSAEGTWKDAEDGHLMGNAIAQGSVDSTLSLRTLVPAKAENELFYWFAAGRNLHEVMRLDAYVRESHPGRLIDRVETYWRRWVNKSNRSFANLEPELVKLYKQSLLIVRTQTDAGGAIIAANDTDIMQFNRDHYSYMWPRDGALVAQAMSSAGYHGMIAAFFRFCSDALTSDGYLLHKYNPDGTAGSSWHPYIHDKRSQLPIQEDETALVLHALWHDYEQHGDIELPQSLYRSLVRKAAKFLLHYTDESLDLPLPSYDLWEERYGIFTFTASAVYSGLMASSRFAALFGDDTRSLTYAQGAERIKKGILTHLWNEEEQRFARSLYRKDGQWHQDMTPESSIFGIYEFGVLPPDDARVISTMNALRQKLSAKTSVGGIARYWRDYYFQRSSDMEVASGNPWIICTLWFACHDIAIARSLADLQRPHEALQWVAAHSLPSGLLPEQVDPFNGSPISVAPLTWSHATYVDTVLRYVQKYEQLNATSK, from the coding sequence TTGCCTAGACATCTCGTCGTTGGGAACGGGAAAATGCTTGTCAATCTTGATCAACATGCCTATATCCGCGACGTGTACTATCCGTACGTCGGACAGCTCAACCATGTAGGCGGGTATCGCTGCCGAGTAGGCGTGTGGGTAGAAGGCCATTTTAGTTGGTTAACCGACCCAGAATGGCATTTTGAGCTGGGCTATGTGGATGAAACGCTTGTGACCGAGGTGACGGCGCATCATGCCGCCCTCGGTATTACACTGCGAATGAATGATGCGGTGCATCAGCGCGATACGATTTTTTTGAAACGAATTCGCGTCAGCAATTTGCACGATGCGGAACGCGAGGTGCGCTTCTTTTTTCATCAAGATCTCGTCATTAATGAAACGGAAGTCGGCGATACGGCTGTCTTTTATCCGGATAATCGAACGTTGTTTCATTACAAAAAGGATCGCTACTTTATGTTTAACGGCTTGAGTGGTGCGAACAGTGACAGTACGATCACTGACAGTGCGAACAGTGACAGTACAAACAAAGCGGACACAGGCATTTTTGAGTACTCCACCGGTGTGAAACGATTCCATAGTGCCGAAGGTACGTGGAAAGATGCTGAAGATGGGCATCTGATGGGCAATGCGATTGCGCAAGGCTCTGTTGATAGCACGCTGAGCTTGCGTACGCTCGTACCTGCCAAAGCGGAAAATGAGCTGTTTTATTGGTTTGCCGCAGGACGCAATTTGCATGAAGTAATGCGCTTAGACGCTTATGTTCGTGAGAGCCATCCCGGGCGCCTCATTGATCGCGTCGAAACGTATTGGCGCCGCTGGGTGAACAAAAGCAACCGTTCTTTTGCAAACTTGGAGCCAGAACTCGTGAAGCTGTATAAACAAAGCTTGCTCATCGTTCGAACGCAAACGGACGCTGGCGGTGCCATTATTGCTGCCAATGACACGGACATTATGCAGTTCAATCGGGATCATTACAGTTACATGTGGCCGCGAGACGGAGCGCTTGTGGCTCAGGCGATGTCATCGGCCGGTTATCATGGCATGATCGCTGCTTTTTTCCGCTTCTGCTCCGATGCGTTAACATCAGACGGATATTTGCTGCACAAATACAATCCTGACGGAACCGCTGGCTCCAGTTGGCATCCGTACATTCATGATAAACGCTCGCAGCTTCCGATCCAAGAAGATGAAACCGCACTCGTCTTGCATGCGCTATGGCATGATTATGAACAGCACGGAGATATTGAGCTGCCACAGTCGCTCTATCGTTCGCTCGTTCGCAAAGCAGCTAAATTTCTGCTTCATTATACAGATGAATCCCTTGATTTGCCGCTGCCGAGCTATGATCTATGGGAAGAACGTTACGGCATATTTACGTTTACGGCTTCTGCTGTATATAGCGGTCTTATGGCCTCTTCCCGCTTTGCTGCACTATTCGGTGATGACACGCGCTCGTTAACGTATGCACAGGGAGCCGAACGTATTAAAAAGGGCATCTTAACTCACTTATGGAACGAGGAAGAACAACGTTTTGCACGCAGCTTATATCGCAAAGATGGGCAATGGCATCAAGATATGACTCCGGAAAGCAGCATTTTTGGCATTTACGAATTCGGGGTGCTGCCACCAGATGATGCGCGGGTCATATCGACCATGAATGCGCTGCGTCAGAAGCTATCTGCCAAGACGTCCGTTGGCGGAATTGCACGCTACTGGCGGGACTACTATTTTCAGCGCAGCTCCGATATGGAGGTCGCATCAGGCAATCCGTGGATCATTTGCACGCTATGGTTTGCTTGCCATGATATTGCGATTGCGCGGTCGCTCGCTGATTTACAGCGCCCGCATGAAGCACTACAATGGGTTGCTGCCCATAGCTTACCAAGTGGCTTACTTCCCGAGCAAGTCGATCCGTTTAATGGCAGCCCAATTTCAGTTGCGCCGTTGACGTGGTCACATGCGACTTATGTGGATACGGTGCTCCGCTATGTACAAAAATACGAACAATTGAATGCGACATCCAAATAA
- a CDS encoding leucyl aminopeptidase yields MKTMILTNVNWMNETNISVLAGDAVQAEADAVVVIATKKQWEQGTHVVPGAKLVQQAVQCGLFDGIKTQSFPTGSDKAPVLIAVGHSNDVLTIADIRIMMVQAAKEALKARAKRVAIVVPQQSDSMKFTGSLAEAGHAIIEGFLLGAYQRVTYKRDAKPPHGFEQLTVYGADDALEQVEQGATRGKAYALGTTLARDLTNLPGNVLYPSKMAEVAQDLAHTFGFEVHILDEHQAEAKGMGGLIGVGKGSVNPPRMIVLKYQGKEEWNDVYGLVGKGITFDTGGISIKPSANMEQMICDMGGAGTMLGAMVTIGHLRPKANVLCVIASAENMPAGNALKPGDVITSYSGRTIEVINTDAEGRLVLADAMTYAKELGATKLIDAATLTGAVTVALGDFTTGVVTNDEALMQQLTTASKRTGEYVWQLPSHQEYWDLLKSEVADVRNSCGRAGGTITAGLFVGTFADGLPWVHLDIAATAFLNKARGVDPKGGTGAMVRTIAEMITSEA; encoded by the coding sequence ATGAAGACCATGATACTGACGAATGTAAATTGGATGAACGAAACGAATATTAGCGTTCTTGCGGGCGATGCGGTGCAAGCTGAGGCGGATGCTGTAGTCGTTATTGCAACAAAAAAGCAATGGGAGCAAGGAACACACGTGGTGCCTGGTGCCAAATTGGTTCAGCAGGCTGTACAATGCGGGCTGTTTGATGGAATCAAGACACAGTCATTCCCGACTGGCTCAGACAAAGCGCCAGTGTTAATCGCAGTTGGACATTCGAATGACGTGCTCACGATTGCGGATATTCGCATCATGATGGTACAAGCTGCTAAAGAAGCACTAAAAGCGCGTGCAAAGCGCGTAGCTATAGTTGTACCTCAGCAATCGGACAGTATGAAGTTTACAGGCAGCTTAGCAGAAGCGGGGCATGCCATTATTGAAGGCTTCCTGCTTGGCGCTTACCAGCGTGTAACGTATAAGCGCGACGCTAAGCCGCCTCATGGCTTCGAGCAGTTAACTGTTTATGGCGCTGACGACGCACTAGAGCAAGTTGAACAAGGTGCAACTCGTGGAAAGGCGTACGCGCTCGGTACAACATTAGCGCGCGACTTGACGAACTTGCCTGGCAACGTGCTCTATCCGAGCAAGATGGCAGAGGTTGCGCAAGATTTGGCGCACACATTTGGCTTTGAAGTGCACATTCTAGATGAACATCAAGCTGAAGCCAAAGGGATGGGCGGCTTGATCGGCGTCGGTAAAGGTAGCGTAAATCCACCGCGCATGATCGTGCTGAAATACCAAGGTAAAGAAGAATGGAACGACGTATACGGTCTTGTCGGTAAAGGCATTACCTTTGATACGGGTGGTATTTCCATCAAACCGTCTGCGAATATGGAGCAAATGATTTGCGATATGGGTGGCGCAGGTACGATGCTAGGGGCTATGGTTACGATCGGACATTTACGTCCCAAAGCGAACGTGCTCTGTGTGATCGCATCAGCGGAAAATATGCCTGCTGGCAACGCGTTGAAGCCTGGCGATGTTATTACTTCTTACAGCGGACGGACGATTGAAGTTATCAACACAGACGCAGAGGGTCGTTTAGTATTAGCAGATGCGATGACGTATGCCAAGGAGCTAGGCGCTACTAAACTAATTGATGCTGCTACGTTGACAGGTGCGGTGACCGTTGCGCTGGGTGATTTTACGACAGGCGTAGTGACGAATGACGAAGCACTGATGCAGCAATTGACAACTGCATCGAAACGTACGGGTGAATATGTGTGGCAATTGCCTTCCCACCAAGAGTACTGGGACTTATTGAAGAGTGAGGTTGCTGACGTACGCAACTCTTGTGGTCGCGCTGGAGGCACGATTACAGCGGGATTGTTCGTAGGTACGTTTGCAGACGGGCTTCCTTGGGTTCACTTGGATATCGCGGCAACTGCGTTTTTGAATAAAGCGCGTGGCGTAGATCCGAAGGGCGGTACAGGGGCTATGGTGCGGACGATTGCTGAAATGATCACGTCTGAAGCCTAG
- a CDS encoding DUF4912 domain-containing protein gives MFGSPTHNPWPPTYLHNIIHLMVKDPTTLFVYWEITERKRQAVERHYLTSWNSIPKIMRLYRSTSSVTQACTYAHSDIEVFDADSWYIKHIQANTAYMVDYGVWNSCQQFVPLLRSQAVQTPRNFPAGSNETSDQIAIQMTGHHVHLHDEQPFTAASYDETSPFKQFSTYTLYSTKEGVRS, from the coding sequence ATGTTCGGCTCACCCACCCACAATCCATGGCCACCGACTTATTTGCACAACATCATTCATCTTATGGTCAAAGACCCTACAACATTATTTGTGTACTGGGAAATAACAGAACGAAAGCGGCAAGCTGTAGAACGTCATTATTTAACCTCTTGGAACAGCATACCCAAAATCATGCGATTATATCGTTCGACAAGTTCGGTTACACAAGCATGCACTTATGCTCATTCCGACATTGAAGTGTTTGACGCTGATTCATGGTACATCAAACATATTCAAGCGAATACGGCATACATGGTTGATTACGGAGTGTGGAACAGCTGTCAGCAATTTGTTCCGTTACTACGTTCCCAAGCCGTACAAACACCTCGTAACTTCCCTGCTGGATCAAATGAAACTAGTGATCAAATAGCTATTCAAATGACAGGCCATCACGTCCACCTACATGATGAGCAACCTTTTACAGCTGCTTCCTATGACGAGACTTCCCCATTCAAGCAATTTTCTACGTACACGCTATATTCAACTAAAGAAGGAGTACGTTCATGA
- a CDS encoding 1,4-alpha-glucan branching protein domain-containing protein: protein MNEQPNGHIALVLHAHLPYVRHRNRDDLMEERWFFEAMTETYIPLLDTFERLQADHVPFRITMTLTPTLLAMMADPLMQERYEQYLLRAIGLAEREIERNEPNEAFIALAVMYFDRWTRWLRLYREWERDVIARFRCLADAGVLEIITCAATHAFLPFIKHPASIYAQIETGMLEHERFFGQRPHGIWLPECAYAPHLSPLLKQCGVRYFVVDAHGIEHAEPPPTRGCFAPVQTADGVHAFARDVSSSQQVWSSHEGYPGDYDYREYYRDIGFDLGWSDEQEWKYIKPYMLHDGARMNTGIKYYRITSTHEEKEPYRPDWAKHKAYAHARHFLDSREQQLQLAATHLDRTPVVLCPYDAELFGHWWYEGPLWIEALFREQATRRSLGQSKLTFVAPIDYLEQYPQSEQAHIPFCTWGRDGYGDVWLQEHNDWIYKHLHQVETRLLHTIEQHQGEQWAFSSIQERILNQAVREFMLAGSSDWAFIIDANTVPSYATARTKQHVMRCHTLLDMIDKGLFDQLLLEQMEQDAPCFPTLDYRLLLHTERNHNDMKATHAEQQIAAQLFTESATAHLKTSLLHTAETTYRVPRGAMLKLSKQQRNNAVKRVLMLAWEFPPLIVGGLSRAVYDLSRHLVRRQCEVHIVTREVPGSPSFEMMSGIYVHRVPLIQTNTEIEFMDWVFQMNNAMSDGVNELVQHGISFDFIHAHDWLVYLAAKDLKDAYNWPLIATVHATEHGRNHGALENDLQRRIHDMELQLTNEAEHVIVCSSAMVHEVERLFGLARHKISMIPNGVERKAGNLKLHGNSKSTKSDMKQVRLQYAQPNEPMLFYIGRLVFEKGVHVLIEAMTHVVRSTPQAKLVIAGSGPMKHELQRLVKERHLDNTVHFAGFVNDDERDALLSAANVCVFPSLYEPFGIVALEAMQQGTPVVVSDTGGLAEIVEHEVDGFKALPGHVESLAWHITELINNRELAERMATRAQVKVQTQYDWHTIAVSTQRVYEGVIAR, encoded by the coding sequence ATGAACGAGCAACCAAATGGACATATTGCGCTCGTGCTGCACGCGCATTTGCCATATGTCCGTCACCGTAACCGTGACGATTTAATGGAGGAAAGATGGTTTTTTGAAGCGATGACGGAGACGTATATTCCTTTATTGGATACGTTCGAACGCTTGCAAGCCGATCATGTTCCCTTTCGGATCACGATGACCTTAACACCGACCCTGCTTGCGATGATGGCTGATCCGCTCATGCAGGAACGGTATGAGCAATATTTGTTACGTGCCATCGGGCTAGCTGAACGCGAGATCGAGCGCAACGAGCCGAACGAAGCATTTATAGCGCTTGCTGTCATGTATTTTGACCGCTGGACCCGTTGGCTGCGGCTGTACCGTGAATGGGAGCGAGACGTTATCGCTCGATTCCGCTGTTTGGCCGATGCCGGTGTGCTAGAAATTATTACGTGCGCTGCAACGCATGCTTTTTTGCCCTTTATCAAGCATCCCGCTTCGATATACGCCCAAATTGAAACAGGGATGCTTGAACATGAACGCTTCTTTGGCCAACGACCGCACGGGATCTGGTTGCCTGAATGTGCATATGCACCACATTTGTCTCCCCTACTCAAGCAGTGCGGCGTACGTTATTTCGTAGTCGATGCGCATGGTATTGAGCATGCGGAACCACCACCGACAAGAGGCTGCTTCGCTCCTGTGCAAACCGCTGATGGCGTTCATGCTTTTGCACGAGATGTGTCCTCTTCCCAACAAGTATGGAGCAGTCACGAAGGTTATCCAGGTGATTACGACTACCGTGAATATTATCGGGATATCGGATTTGATCTCGGGTGGTCCGACGAGCAGGAATGGAAATATATTAAGCCCTATATGCTGCATGACGGAGCCAGAATGAACACCGGAATCAAATATTACCGGATTACGAGTACTCATGAGGAGAAGGAACCGTATCGTCCAGACTGGGCTAAACATAAAGCGTATGCGCATGCTCGTCACTTTCTGGACAGCAGAGAACAGCAACTACAGCTCGCTGCCACACATTTGGATCGCACGCCTGTTGTGCTGTGCCCCTATGATGCAGAATTGTTCGGGCATTGGTGGTACGAAGGGCCGCTTTGGATCGAAGCGTTATTTCGCGAACAAGCCACCCGTCGGAGTCTAGGGCAGAGCAAGCTTACTTTTGTTGCCCCTATCGATTACTTGGAGCAATATCCACAATCGGAACAGGCGCACATTCCGTTCTGCACGTGGGGACGAGATGGCTACGGTGATGTATGGCTACAAGAGCACAACGACTGGATTTATAAGCATCTTCATCAAGTGGAAACACGGCTACTACATACGATTGAGCAGCATCAGGGTGAACAGTGGGCATTCTCCTCTATTCAAGAGCGAATTTTAAATCAGGCTGTACGTGAATTTATGCTGGCTGGCAGCAGTGATTGGGCATTTATAATCGATGCCAATACGGTTCCATCCTATGCTACCGCACGTACGAAGCAGCATGTTATGCGATGCCACACGTTGCTAGACATGATCGATAAAGGCTTGTTTGATCAACTACTGCTGGAACAGATGGAGCAGGACGCACCTTGCTTTCCGACGTTAGATTACCGCTTGCTTCTTCACACCGAACGGAATCACAACGATATGAAAGCAACACATGCAGAACAACAAATAGCCGCGCAATTATTTACCGAAAGCGCTACAGCTCATTTAAAGACAAGCTTGCTCCACACTGCCGAAACGACGTATCGTGTTCCGCGCGGTGCGATGCTCAAGCTATCTAAACAGCAACGCAATAATGCGGTAAAGCGCGTACTCATGCTGGCATGGGAATTTCCGCCCCTCATTGTCGGCGGCCTATCACGTGCGGTGTATGACTTATCCCGACATCTCGTCAGACGCCAATGTGAAGTACATATTGTGACACGGGAAGTTCCCGGATCACCCTCCTTTGAAATGATGAGTGGCATATACGTCCACCGCGTTCCGCTTATTCAAACGAATACGGAAATCGAGTTTATGGATTGGGTGTTTCAAATGAATAATGCGATGTCGGATGGCGTCAATGAGCTTGTACAGCATGGCATTTCGTTTGATTTTATTCATGCGCATGATTGGCTCGTCTATCTCGCCGCCAAGGATTTAAAAGATGCGTACAACTGGCCGCTAATCGCCACGGTACATGCAACGGAGCATGGACGCAATCATGGCGCGCTAGAAAATGATTTGCAACGCCGGATTCATGACATGGAGCTTCAGCTAACGAATGAAGCCGAACATGTCATCGTGTGCAGTTCAGCGATGGTGCACGAAGTCGAAAGATTGTTCGGCCTAGCGCGTCATAAAATCTCGATGATTCCTAACGGTGTGGAGCGCAAGGCTGGGAATTTGAAGTTACACGGAAATAGCAAATCGACAAAGTCCGATATGAAGCAGGTCCGCCTGCAATACGCTCAGCCCAATGAACCCATGCTGTTCTATATCGGCAGGCTCGTGTTCGAAAAAGGCGTCCACGTCTTAATTGAAGCGATGACGCATGTTGTACGCAGCACTCCACAAGCAAAGCTCGTCATTGCGGGCAGCGGTCCGATGAAGCATGAGTTACAACGACTCGTCAAAGAACGACATCTAGACAATACGGTCCATTTCGCCGGATTCGTCAATGATGATGAGCGGGACGCACTGCTTAGCGCAGCCAACGTGTGCGTCTTTCCAAGCTTGTACGAACCGTTTGGGATCGTCGCTTTGGAAGCGATGCAGCAAGGAACACCCGTGGTTGTCTCCGATACAGGCGGCTTGGCTGAAATTGTCGAGCATGAGGTAGATGGCTTTAAAGCACTGCCTGGTCATGTTGAGTCGCTCGCTTGGCATATTACGGAACTGATCAACAATCGCGAGCTGGCCGAACGCATGGCTACCCGTGCTCAGGTTAAGGTACAAACGCAATACGATTGGCACACAATTGCCGTATCCACGCAACGCGTATATGAAGGAGTGATCGCACGATGA